One stretch of Scophthalmus maximus strain ysfricsl-2021 chromosome 12, ASM2237912v1, whole genome shotgun sequence DNA includes these proteins:
- the sult4a1 gene encoding sulfotransferase 4A1 isoform X2, which produces MAESEADTPSTPIEFESRYFEFDGVRLPPFCRGKMEEIANFSLRSSDIWIVTYPKSGTSLLQEVVYLVSQGADPDEIGLMNIDEQLPVLEYPQPGLDIIQELTSPRLIKSHLPYRFLPTAMHNGEAKVIYMARNPKDLAVSYYQFHRSLRTMSYRGSFQEFCRRFMNDKLGYGSWFDHVQEFWEHRMDSNVLFLKYEDMYKDLGTLVEQLARFLGVSCDKAQLESMGESCNQLIEQCCNSEALSICRVHGRLVCGVL; this is translated from the exons ATGGCCGAGAGCGAGGCGGACACGCCGAGCACGCCGATTGAGTTTGAGAGCAGATACTTCGAGTTCGATGGAGTGCGGCTGCCCCCCTTCTGCAgggggaagatggaggagatcGCCAATTTCTCCCTCAGAAGCAGCGACATATGGATTGTCACCTACCCGAAGTCAG GCACCAGTCTGCTTCAGGAGGTCGTGTATTTAGTGAGCCAGGGTGCCGACCCAGATGAAATCGGTCTCATGAACATTGATGAGCAGCTGCCCGTCTTAGAGTACCCCCAACCCGGCCTGGATATCATACAG GAGCTTACGTCCCCTCGACTGATCAAGAGCCACCTTCCTTACAGATTCCTCCCAACGGCCATGCACAATGGAGAGGCCAAG GTGATCTACATGGCTCGCAACCCTAAGGACCTGGCAGTGTCCTACTACCAGTTCCACCGCTCTCTGAGGACCATGAGCTACAGAGGAAGCTTCCAGGAGTTCTGCCGACGCTTCATGAATGACAAGT TGGGATATGGTTCCTGGTTTGATCATGTTCAAGAGTTTTGGGAGCATCGTATGGACTCTAACGTCCTCTTCTTGAAATATGAAGACATGTATAAG GATCTGGGGACGTTGGTGGAGCAGTTAGCCCGGTTCCTTGGTGTTTCCTGTGACAAGGCTCAGCTGGAGAGCATGGGGGAGAGCTGCAACCAGCTCATTGAGCAGTGCTGCAACTCGGAGGCACTGTCCATCTGCAGGG TGCATGGGCGTCTGGTGTGTGGTGTGCTTTAG
- the sult4a1 gene encoding sulfotransferase 4A1 isoform X1, which produces MAESEADTPSTPIEFESRYFEFDGVRLPPFCRGKMEEIANFSLRSSDIWIVTYPKSGTSLLQEVVYLVSQGADPDEIGLMNIDEQLPVLEYPQPGLDIIQELTSPRLIKSHLPYRFLPTAMHNGEAKVIYMARNPKDLAVSYYQFHRSLRTMSYRGSFQEFCRRFMNDKLGYGSWFDHVQEFWEHRMDSNVLFLKYEDMYKDLGTLVEQLARFLGVSCDKAQLESMGESCNQLIEQCCNSEALSICRGRVGLWKDIFTVSMNDKFDSLYRQKMGKSDLTFDFGL; this is translated from the exons ATGGCCGAGAGCGAGGCGGACACGCCGAGCACGCCGATTGAGTTTGAGAGCAGATACTTCGAGTTCGATGGAGTGCGGCTGCCCCCCTTCTGCAgggggaagatggaggagatcGCCAATTTCTCCCTCAGAAGCAGCGACATATGGATTGTCACCTACCCGAAGTCAG GCACCAGTCTGCTTCAGGAGGTCGTGTATTTAGTGAGCCAGGGTGCCGACCCAGATGAAATCGGTCTCATGAACATTGATGAGCAGCTGCCCGTCTTAGAGTACCCCCAACCCGGCCTGGATATCATACAG GAGCTTACGTCCCCTCGACTGATCAAGAGCCACCTTCCTTACAGATTCCTCCCAACGGCCATGCACAATGGAGAGGCCAAG GTGATCTACATGGCTCGCAACCCTAAGGACCTGGCAGTGTCCTACTACCAGTTCCACCGCTCTCTGAGGACCATGAGCTACAGAGGAAGCTTCCAGGAGTTCTGCCGACGCTTCATGAATGACAAGT TGGGATATGGTTCCTGGTTTGATCATGTTCAAGAGTTTTGGGAGCATCGTATGGACTCTAACGTCCTCTTCTTGAAATATGAAGACATGTATAAG GATCTGGGGACGTTGGTGGAGCAGTTAGCCCGGTTCCTTGGTGTTTCCTGTGACAAGGCTCAGCTGGAGAGCATGGGGGAGAGCTGCAACCAGCTCATTGAGCAGTGCTGCAACTCGGAGGCACTGTCCATCTGCAGGG GTCGCGTGGGTCTGTGGAAGGACATCTTCACAGTGTCCATGAATGACAAGTTTGACTCGCTGTACAGACAGAAGATGGGCAAGTCTGACCTAACCTTTGACTTCGGCCTGTGA